Within Microterricola gilva, the genomic segment GGTCAGATTCGATTCAGCCACGCTCAGACCCCTGCTGCAGCATCGGCGGCCTGCGCGGCCAGTGCGCGCTCGACGCCGGCGAGGTTCTCGCCGACGAGGCGACGGAGTGCTGGAACCTCGGGGTTCGCGGCGAGCCATGCCGTCGTCGCCTCCGCGAGCTCGAGGCTCGCCAGCGGTGCCGGGTACATGTCGACGACGATGGTCTCGGCGATGGCGTACGCGCGGTTCTGCCAGAGATCGGCGATCGCCGCGAAGTACGGGGCGACGAGCGCCTCGAGCGGGGCCGGGTCGTTCGTGTGCACGACGCCGAGCGCGGTGTGGCGCACGATCATGTTCGGGGCGGTGTCGCTCTCGACCAGGCCGTTGAACGCTGCGAGCTTCGCGGCGCTCGTCGGGAAGGTCGCGCGGGCGCGGGCGGCGGACTGCTGGCCGTTCGCGGTGTTGTCCGCGGCGAGGGCGGCGTCGATGTCTGCATCGCTTGCCGCGTTGTTCAGGACCAGACCCTCGAGTAGCTCCCAGCGCAGATCGGTGTCGATCTCGAGGCCCACGAGGGTGATCACGCCGTCACGGAGCGCGCGCACCGTCTCGACGTGCTCCGGCGTGCTGGCCAGGCTCGCGAACGCCTTGACGAGCTGGAACTGCACGTCGCTGCCCTCTTCTGCCGCCTGGGCGAGCTCCCACAGCGTGTCGCCGACGGTGCGCAGCGTCTCTGCGCGTCGGGCGGGAGCGACGTACTGCTTCGTCGCGAGCGCCAGCTGGCCGAGCACGGTGCGGATCGTCGTCGACTCGGTCTCGGCGGCGATGTTGCCGAGCACGAGGCGCACGAAGTCGCTCGCCGGGCTCTCGCCGTCGCGCGTGGCATCCCACACCGAACCCCACACGAGCGAGCGGGCCAGGCCGCTCTCGAATGCGGAGAGGTGCTGCAGGGCGACAGCGTGCGATGCCTCGTCGAGGCGGATCTTCGCGTAGGCCAGGTCGTCGTCGTTCAGCAGCACGAGGTCGGGGCGGGCGAGGCCGAGCAGTTCGGCCACCTCGGTGCGCTCACCTGCCACGTCGAGTTCGACGCGGTGGGTGCGGCGCAGCACGCCGTCGACGAGGTTGTAGAAGCCGATCGCCAGGCGGTGCGGGCGGATCGTGGGGTAGTCGGATGCCGCGGACTGCAGCACGGCGAATCCGGTGATGGCGCCGGCATCGTCCGTGGCGATCTCCGGGCGCAGCGTGTTGACGCCGGCCGTCTCGAGCCAGAGCTTCGACCACTCGGAGAGGTCGCGGCCGCTGGCCGTCTCCAGCTCGCTGAGCAGGTCGACGAGCTCGGTGTTGCCCCACGCGTTCTTCTTGAAGTAGGCGGCGACGCCGGTGAAGAAGGCGTCGATGCCGACCCAGGCGACGAGCTGCTTCAGCACGGAGCCGCCCTTGGCGTAGGTGATGCCGTCGAAGTTGACGAGCACGTCCTCGAGGTCGTTGATGGTCGCGACGATG encodes:
- the pepN gene encoding aminopeptidase N, which produces MPGENLTRVEAQERAALIAVDNYDVTLDLTTGPELFRSETTVSFTATPGASTFIDAITRTVHSVTLNGTELDPATVSDGIRIQLDNLAAENVLTVVADAIYTNTGEGLHRFVDPVDDEVYLYSQFEVPDSRRMFAVFEQPDLKASFRFTVTAPAKWQMISNSPTPEPVAVDGTDAATWSFAPTPRMSSYITALVAGPYSVVRSELTSRDGRTIPLGVFSRASLAEYLDSDYIFEKTRQGFAYFEEKFDFAYPFEKYDQMFVPEFNAGAMENAGAVTFTEAYVFRSKVTDAMRERRVVTILHELAHMWFGDLVTMKWWNDLWLNESFAEWASTMATAEATEWTEAWTTFAAMEKSWAYRQDQLPSTHPIVATINDLEDVLVNFDGITYAKGGSVLKQLVAWVGIDAFFTGVAAYFKKNAWGNTELVDLLSELETASGRDLSEWSKLWLETAGVNTLRPEIATDDAGAITGFAVLQSAASDYPTIRPHRLAIGFYNLVDGVLRRTHRVELDVAGERTEVAELLGLARPDLVLLNDDDLAYAKIRLDEASHAVALQHLSAFESGLARSLVWGSVWDATRDGESPASDFVRLVLGNIAAETESTTIRTVLGQLALATKQYVAPARRAETLRTVGDTLWELAQAAEEGSDVQFQLVKAFASLASTPEHVETVRALRDGVITLVGLEIDTDLRWELLEGLVLNNAASDADIDAALAADNTANGQQSAARARATFPTSAAKLAAFNGLVESDTAPNMIVRHTALGVVHTNDPAPLEALVAPYFAAIADLWQNRAYAIAETIVVDMYPAPLASLELAEATTAWLAANPEVPALRRLVGENLAGVERALAAQAADAAAGV